From a region of the Asterias amurensis chromosome 2, ASM3211899v1 genome:
- the LOC139933830 gene encoding uncharacterized protein — protein sequence MEKNNSSGKKRGKPDPDQVQAVGKKAKVVNTPPPPLDNSSLVEKLYAHSKAKGFSDTDKEEYVNKFFNNDPDKASKLNKQIQLSDTLSDFAKSPMVLLLMCLLWDAENTLPDTRTRLYKKSLQYIFKRKTRDIKDDEISMILISIGKVALGSLLSKDQSFAFTEGDFEKTALDAALNAGVLTSERVIDGLETYQRVTFIHHTFLEYCAAMYWQSLINTEEFDRILDQTEVELTGSSRVSRYDYLLRFCCGDNEACTNHILPKVHQGRNSKLVVICYFESQSQELPPANVISSILTDSVRLYSWNNDSTNAFFHFLNQVAALGRGNDYFTMVKRLAVSYFNFQRFGEDLAKSIKLMTNLQSLSLSNSSLTAANTNQILSSLASPSTLTELNLSDNNALGGSVSSLAPQLMKLKHLKELHLVDCSLQAQDVSPIAKSMGNTLVKLNVSLNRALGGCASIWGPKLGEMVCLQDIKLRYCSLQGTDIEPIAVALSGVSTLVELDLEGNPDLGGCAKMWAQHLKGMRHLEEVNMRGCKLRDKDIEPIAVALSDMPDLIHLNLWDNYALGGCASLWAQHLKKMNHLKELTLMDCNLTGGDMEPIAESVSDMPNLKHLDLRHNCPLFRCASFWAPHLKLMTKHLTSLRMSYSTDRDKQHTDASIGLNSPILCLDYSVRLEALEKMNRIRTTLLQM from the exons ATGGAGAAAAATAATTCATCAGGCAAAAAAAGAG GAAAACCAGACCCAGATCAAGTTCAAGCTGTTGGAAAAAAGGCTAAGGTAGTTAATACACCCCCTCCTCCCCTTGACAACTCATCATTGGTTGAAAAGCTCTATGCTCATTCTAAAGCTAAGGGGTTTTCCGATACAGATAAAGAGGAATATGTGAACAAATTCTTCAATAATGATCCTGACAAGGCAAGCAAGCTTAACAAGCAGATACAACTCTCAGATACCTTGTCTGATTTTGCAAAGAGTCCCATGGTACTGCTGCTCATGTGTTTGCTATGGGATGCAGAAAACACCCTCCCAGACACAAGGACAAGATTGTATAAAAAATCACTGCAATACAtattcaaaagaaaaacaagagacATCAAAGACGATGAAATATCTATGATTTTGATTTCTATTGGAAAGGTTGCTCTAGGTAGTCTCCTTTCTAAAGATCAGTCATTTGCCTTTACAGAAGGGGACTTTGAAAAGACTGCATTAGATGCAGCACTGAATGCAGGTGTCCTCACTAGTGAGAGGGTCATCGATGGGCTTGAAACCTATCAACGAGTAACTTTTATACACCACACATTTCTGGAATATTGCGCAGCGATGTACTGGCAAAGCTTGATAAACACTGAGGAATTTGACAGAATCCTAGATCAGACAGAGGTTGAGTTGACAGGCTCTTCTCGTGTGTCTCGATATGATTATCTGCTCCGGTTTTGTTGTGGAGACAATGAGGCATGTACAAATCATATTTTACCAAAGGTGCATCAAGGCAGAAATTCGAAACTTGTCGTTATTTGTTATTTCGAGAGTCAGTCACAGGAACTGCCACCAGCAAATGTTATCAGTTCAATTCTGACTGATAGTGTTAGACTTTACAGTTGGAATAATGATAGTACAAATGCATTCTTTCATTTTCTGAACCAAGTGGCAGCCCTCGGCAGAGGAAACGATTATTTCACAATGGTTAAGAGACTGGCAGTGTCTTATTTTAACTTCCAGAGGTTTGGTGAAGATTTGGCAAAGTCAATCAAACTAATGACCAATTTACAATCTCTTTCTCTGTCGAACAGCTCTTTAACTGCTGCCAATACTAATCAAATCCTATCATCATTGGCAAGTCCATCAACATTGACTGAGCTAAACCTCTCAGACAATAACGCCTTGGGTGGCTCTGTGTCATCGTTGGCTCCTCAATTGATGAAACTGAAGCACCTCAAGGAGCTGCACTTGGTTGATTGTTCACTGCAAGCTCAAGATGTGTCACCCATTgccaagtcaatggggaacacTCTGGTTAAACTAAATGTATCACTGAATAGAGCACTGGGTGGCTGTGCATCCATTTGGGGTCCTAAACTGGGGGAAATGGTATGCCTTCAAGATATTAAATTGAGATACTGTTCACTGCAAGGTACAGATATTGAGCCCATTGCTGTGGCACTGAGTGGTGTGTCTACTCTGGTTGAACTTGATCTGGAAGGTAATCCAGACTTGGGTGGTTGTGCAAAGATGTGGGCTCAGCACTTAAAGGGAATGAGACACCTTGAGGAGGTGAATATGCGTGGGTGCAAATTGCGAGATAAAGATATTGAGCCCATTGCTGTGGCACTGAGTGACATGCCCGATTTGATTCATCTGAACCTCTGGGATAATTATGCATTGGGTGGCTGTGCATCATTGTGGGCTCAGCATTTGAAGAAAATGAACCACCTTAAGGAACTGACATTAATGGATTGTAATCTGACAGGTGGTGATATGGAGCCCATTGCTGAGTCAGTGAGTGACATGCCCAATCTGAAACATCTAGATCTCAGACATAATTGTCCATTGTTTCGCTGTGCATCATTCTGGGCGCCTCATTTGAAGCTAATGACTAAACACCTTACCAGTCTCAGAATGAGTTACTCTACAGATAGAGATAAGCAGCACACTGATGCATCAATCGGTTTGAATTCGCCCATATTGTGCTTAGATTACTCTGTAAGACTAGAAGCACTTGAAAAAATGAATCGTATACGAACTACTTTGTTGCAAATGTAA